A genomic window from Cricetulus griseus strain 17A/GY chromosome 4, alternate assembly CriGri-PICRH-1.0, whole genome shotgun sequence includes:
- the Cyth3 gene encoding cytohesin-3 isoform X3, producing the protein MTEIDNLTSVEESKTTQRNKQIAMGRKKFNMDPKKGIQFLIENDLLQSSPEDVAQFLYKGEGLNKTVIGDYLGERDDFNIKVLQAFVELHEFADLNLVQALRQFLWSFRLPGEAQKIDRMMEAFASRYCLCNPGVFQSTDTCYVLSFAIIMLNTSLHNHNVRDKPTAERFITMNRGINEGGDLPEELLRNLYESIKNEPFKIPEDDGNDLTHTFFNPDREGWLLKLGGRVKTWKRRWFILTDNCLYYFEYTTDKEPRGIIPLENLSIREVEDPRKPNCFELYNPSHKGQVIKACKTEADGRVVEGNHVVYRISAPSPEEKEEWMKSIKASISRDPFYDMLATRKRRIANKK; encoded by the exons GGCATTCAGTTCCTAATTGAGAATGACCTGCTGCAGAGCTCCCCAGAGGATGTCGCCCAGTTTCTATACAAAGGAGAGGGCTTGAACAAGACCGTCATTGGAGACTACCTGGGTGAGAG GGATGATTTTAATATCAAAGTTCTTCAGGCTTTTGTTGAGCTTCATGAGTTTGCTGATCTCAACCTTGTCCAGGCCTTAAG GCAGTTTCTATGGAGCTTCAGGCTTCCCGGAGAGGCGCAGAAGATCGACCGCATGATGGAGGCCTTCGCATCACGATACTGCCTGTGCAACCCTGGGGTCTTCCAGTCCACAG ACACATGCTATGTGCTGTCCTTTGCCATCATCATGCTCAACACAAGCTTGCACAACCACAATGTGCGAGACAAGCCTACTGCCGAGCGCTTCATCACCATGAACCGTGGAATCAACGAGGGTGGGGACCTTCCCGAGGAGCTGCTGAGG AACTTATATGAAAGTATCAAGAATGAGCCGTTTAAGATCCCAGAAGACGACGGGAATGATTTGACACACACGTTCTTCAACCCTGACCGAGAAGGCTGGCTGCTGAAGCTGG GGGGGCGTGTGAAGACCTGGAAACGGCGCTGGTTCATCCTCACAGATAACTGCCTCTACTACTTTGAGTACACTACG GACAAGGAGCCCAGGGGGATCATCCCACTGGAGAACCTCAGCATCAGAGAGGTAGAGGACCCTCGGAAACCG AATTGCTTTGAGCTGTACAACCCCAGTCACAAAGGGCAGGTCATCAAAGCCtgcaagacagaggcagatggtcGTGTGGTGGAGGGGAACCATGTTGTGTACCGGATCTCCGCCCCCAGCCCCGAGGAGAAGGAGGAATGGATGAAGTCCATCAA AGCAAGCATCAGCAGGGACCCATTCTATGACATGTTGGCCACGAGGAAAAGGAGGATTGCCAATAAGAAATAG